Proteins from a genomic interval of Xylocopa sonorina isolate GNS202 chromosome 4, iyXylSono1_principal, whole genome shotgun sequence:
- the Pi3k68d gene encoding phosphatidylinositol-4-phosphate 3-kinase catalytic subunit Pi3K68D isoform X2 — protein sequence MGSSRLMSRYNRNTDAQKSEVIDYERQFQEDMERAQALSLETLALEKFKLQKQRSESNNIQQQCVSQSEISRRNSTVHSGPSERDNTPQAEKFQCRSRPRPGSFNTNQSNNAVILAPPPIPSRKNSTTATTSQEHTVDLINFTIPVKQDNLSNYCSAPAPPPNTSIEPKWETHPSLLKKQGRISRSNSSAGYHSRDFRYHSLSPGPRSSTAPCTPGTPKISPIMSRSSSISSNVPDTTPQIPPLPMNYRPSITSSVCGVQKPIFSTDDEQLNVLKVIEKRPNNNLIDLSSFDQVEDKTNVRVSVLEAFDPLLVKTEDQNDSAQWHKDEIQSQVSGSVYDPFDPFDYMYSTNESVSSDPVYVAVEKSAKSPAVSPAAPPPLPPRNSSAWNTIERRRTSLDRRKRQTRLYDNVTVRKTRPSLNDCDLTAFHEMMKSIRSEFPFNDPSTNIGYVISPIIESLYPEGTSIKLVVHPQLIDSDENTPPISFTCDVNCSVEHVILNVACSLEDEDTVNIEKYCLRVWGLAEYFASNTTLAQYEYIHQCIKLEKDIELAILTKTQIKQSIARTLQDDNRDQCLKLEDILPNEPVQPISYDTLLILLETVEKEMERVETAAIQLATTNHSSSLLPQLQPRGVVQAVKAVCALMGNIETFEITEAVDNFVNECCKFLPQVHTTNIECKKPEIVHEDGDYSIVTLRSKFPDVITSHCRKIRDAIQELVETYCHAFRVDFEVNSRGEFPINTLMSSEVLDTILVRVGALHRLPGSWKHDDYIVAAQIFHGTRPVGNPVLSEPMTVSSNFHPRISFNSWLEFRGISVCQVPREARLVLVLYGRTLQPTEHESNSSAENTMQKEELGWGAIQFFDYEGVMSQGSFFLPLWPAIADKRLGPAPAAGIHPHGDTHAIIGIELPDYGGRVLFPTELRDYDVKSLDFNSLDQNTQELLIDITQQHTFSRPLIEEREILWEKRHYLHHRPEALPKVLLAAHSWDWACLPDLHVSLRVWSPLAPVQALQLLLPCFPDMKVREMAVEWIRELSNDELVDYLPQLLQALKHETYETSSLAKFLLERALLSPRVAHHIYWLLTQALPGQSPQNSAEIAPEDDKNISSSRYHRRLQLMLRALLAVIGDALRNSFLTQQLLVKNLYEVAENIKQTKDSLRMDTLKIGLQNIHCQLMEDDGTCLPLSPSKQVFGINIQSCSYFPSFTLPLKINFVSCDDVICPAIFKVGDDLQQDMLTLQMVRIMDKLWLKEGLDLKMVTFACVPTGHKRGMIEMVTNAETLRKIQVEFGLTGSFKDRPIAEWLAKHNPSELEYERAVENFTASCAGYSVATYILGICDRHNDNIMLKTSGHLFHIDFGKFLGDAQMFGNFKRDRTPFVLTSDMAYVINGGDKPSAKFHHFVDLCCQAFNVVRKHGNLILHLFGLMTSSGIPGVTVDAVSYVQKALLPEQTNPEAAATFARMIESSLKNWFTQFNFFLHNLAQLRFSGDHNDGTLLSFIPRTYTMQQEGQLTSVQVHGYQKRYDPEKYYMYILRIQRKGHADPTYLFRSYKEFCEFYQKLCIHFPLAKLASLPSGISVGRSNIKQVADKRRADIEKFLVSLFKMAPEISQSDLVYTFFHPLLRDQQNADIHLRKVKVGNWWAEKRVRDNVQSGQIRMSLHYTRGAFYVMIHHARGLPKVANGQEPNTYVKVYLKPDPTKKTKRKTKVVKKNCHPSFMEMLEYRMALDVIKERTLEATIWNHDTLQENEFLGGIRLPLGRFDLTTETIEWFPLGSIR from the exons ATGGGAAGTAGTAGATTG ATGTCACGCTACAACAGAAATACCGATGCCCAAAAATCTGAGGTGATTGATTATGAACGTCAATTCCAAGAGGATATGGAACGTGCTCAAGCACTAAGTTTAGAAACTCTTGCTCTAGAAAAATTTAAGTTACAAAAGCAACGTTCagaaagtaataatattcaacaACAATGTGTGTCGCAAAGTGAGATAAGTAGAAGAAACAGCACTGTACATAGTGGTCCATCAGAAAGAGATAACACACCACAAGCTGAAAA AtttcagtgtagaagcagaccaAGGCCTGGTTCCTTTAATACCAACCAGTCTAACAATGCTGTGATATTAGCACCGCCACCAATTCCATCTAGAAAAAATTCAACAACTGCTACAACAAGCCAAGAGCATACCGTTGATTTGATTAATTTCACAATTCCAGTGAAACAAGATAACTTAAGCAATTACTGTTCAGCTCCAGCTCCACCTCC AAATACATCTATAGAACCAAAATGGGAGACTCATCCATCATTATTAAAAAAACAAGGAAGAATATCGCGTAGTAATAGTTCTGCGGGTTATCACTCTCGAGACTTCCGATATCACTCACTTTCACCAGGCCCTAGATCTTCCACTGCGCCTTGCACACCAGGAACTCCAAAAATTAGTCCTATCATGTCAAGATCCAGTAGTATTAGCAGCAATGTACCTGATACAACACCGCAA ATACCTCCATTACCTATGAATTACAGACCAAGTATTACTTCTTCTGTTTGTGGTGTTCAGAAACCTATATTCTCTACAGATGACGAGCAGCTAAACGTATTAAAGGTGATAGAAAAGAGGCCAAATAATAATCTTATAGATTtgagttctttcgatcaagtaGAAGATAAAACAAATGTTCGAGTTAGCGTATTGGAAGCATTTGATCCATTACTTGTTAAGACTGAAGATCAGAATGACAGTGCGCAATGGCATAAAGATG AAATACAATCGCAAGTCAGTGGATCGGTGTATGATCCATTTGATCCATTCGACTACATGTACAGCACAAATGAAAGTGTTAGTTCGGATCCAGTATATGTTGCTGTGGAGAAATCAGCCAAGTCTCCAGCTGTATCTCCAGCTGCACCACCACCACTACCTCCTAGAAACTCATCGGCTTGGAATACTATTGAAAGAAGAAGAACCTCTTTAGATAGAAGA AAACGACAAACACGCTTGTACGATAACGTAACAGTGAGGAAAACCCGGCCATCGCTGAATGACTGCGACCTTACAGCTTTTCATGAAATGATGAAATCTATACGAA GTGAATTTCCATTTAATGATCCCAGCACAAACATTGGATATGTGATCAGTCCAATAATAGAAAGCTTATATCCTGAAGGCACAAGTATAAAGTTAGTTGTACATCCACAATTAATAGACTCTGATGAAAATACTCCGCCCATTTCGTTTACATGCGATG TAAATTGTAGCGTTGAACATGTTATTCTTAATGTCGCTTGTTCCTTAGAAGACGAGGACACAGtaaatatagaaaaatattGTTTGAGAGTATGGGGATTAGCAGAATATTTTGCATCTAATACAACTTTAGCTCAATATGAGTATATACATCAATGTATCAAACTAGAGAAAGATATCGAGTTAGCTATTCTAACTAAAACACAAATAAAACAGTCCATAGCACGAACG ctaCAAGATGATAATCGCGATCAATGCCTCAAATTAGAAGATATTCTTCCAAATGAACCAGTACAGCCTATTTCGTATGATACGCTTCTTATTTTATTAG AAACCGTGGAAAAAGAAATGGAACGCGTAGAAACTGCTGCTATACAATTGGCAACCACTAATCATAGTTCGAGTCTTTTACCACAATTGCAACCTCGCGGCGTTGTTCAAGCGGTGAAGGCGGTTTGCGCGTTAATGGGGAATATCGAAACATTCGAAATCACTGAAGCTGTTGATAATTTCGTAAATGAATGTTGTAAATTTTTACCTCAAGTTCATACAACTAATATAGAGTGTAAGAAACCAGAAATTGTACACGAAGACGGTGACTACTCTATTGTGACTTTAAGATCAAAATTTCCGGATGTTATCACGTCGCATTGTCGAAAAATTCGTGATGCAATACAGGAACTCGTAGAGACTTATTGTCACGCCTTCAGGGTAGACTTTGAAGTAAATAGCAGAGGAGAATTTCCAATAA ATACGCTGATGTCGTCTGAAGTACTAGATACAATTCTGGTTCGAGTTGGTGCATTACATAGACTACCAGGGTCATGGAAACATGACGATTACATTGTAGCGGCTCAAATATTTCACGGGACTAGACCTGTTGGGAATCCAGTTTTATCTGAACCTATGACAGTCAGTTCTAACTTTCATCCAAGAATCTCATTTAATTCATG GCTGGAATTTCGCGGAATAAGTGTATGTCAAGTACCAAGAGAAGCTAGATTAGTTTTAGTTCTGTATGGTCGCACATTGCAGCCTACAGAACACGAGTCCAATTCATCGGCAGAAAATACTATGCAAAAAGAGGAATTAGGTTGGGGCGCTATACAATTCTTTGATTACGAGGG AGTTATGAGTCAGGGAAGTTTTTTCCTACCACTTTGGCCAGCAATTGCCGACAAAAGATTAGGTCCTGCTCCAGCAGCCGGAATTCACCCTCATGGAGATACGCATGCCATTATTGGTATAGAATTACCAGATTATGGAGGAAGAGTATTATTTCCGACAGAACTGCGTGACTACGATGTAAAATCTCTTGACTTTAACTCATTAGATCAGAATACGCAAGAATTGTTAATCGATATCACGCAACAACATACATTTTCAAG ACCacttatcgaagaaagagaAATTCTATGGGAAAAACGACATTACTTACACCATAGACCCGAAGCACTGCCTAAAGTACTTTTAGCTGCCCATAGTTGGGATTGGGCTTGTTTACCCGATCTCCATGTATCTCTTAGGGTTTGGAGCCCCTTAGCGCCTGTTCAGGCTTTACAATTGTTATTACCTTG TTTTCCAGATATGAAAGTTAGAGAAATGGCAGTGGAATGGATCCGAGAACTGAGTAACGATGAACTCGTTGATTATTTGCCACAGTTGTTACAAGCATTGaagcatgaaacatatgaaacgTCGTCTCTTGCAAAATTTTTATTGGAACGAGCTTTACTTTCACCGCGAGTAGCTCATCATATTTATTGGTTATTAACGCAAGCCTTGCCAGGGCAAAGTCCTCAG AATTCTGCTGAAATTGCACCAGAAGACGATAAAAATATTAGCTCCTCGCGTTACCACAGAAGATTACAACTGATGTTACGAGCATTGCTAGCGGTCATCGGAGATGCTTTAAGAAACAGTTTTCTTACGCAACAATTGCTTGTTAAA AATCTGTACGAAGTGGCAGAAAATATCAAACAAACGAAAGATTCGTTGCGTATGGATACGCTGAAAATTGGTCTACAGAATATACATTGCCAGTTAATGGAAGATGATGGTACATGTTTGCCGTTATCCCCTAGTAAACAAGTATTTGGTATAAATATACAAAGTTGCTCATACTTTCCATCGTTTACTCTTCCATTGAAGATTAACTTCGTTAGTTGCGACGATGTAATTTGTCCGGCAATATTTAAG GTTGGGGATGACTTACAGCAAGATATGTTGACTCTTCAAATGGTTCGTATTATGGATAAGCTTTGGTTAAAGGAAGGTCTTGATCTAAAAATGGTTACGTTTGCCTGTGTGCCTACTGGTCACAAACGTGGTATGATAGAAATGGTTACAAATGCGGAAACGCTAAGGAAAATACAAGTTGAATTTGGCCTAACTGGTTCGTTTAAAGACCGACCAATCGCTGAATGGTTGGCAAAACATAATCCTTCCGAATTAGAATACGAACGAGCAGTCGAAAATTTTACCGCATCCTGTGCGGGTTACAGTGTGGCTACTTATATCTTAGGAATTTGTGATAGACATAATGATAACATTATGTTGAAAACATCAGGTCATTTGTTTCACATTGATTTTGGGAAATTCTTAGGTGACGCACAAATGTTTGGAAATTTTAAGAG agATAGAACACCGTTCGTATTAACATCTGATATGGCGTATGTTATAAATGGCGGGGATAAGCCATCGGCGAAATTTCATCATTTCGTTGATTTATGCTGTCAAGCATTCAACGTGGTACGGAAACATGGAAATCTAATTCTTCATCTTTTTGGACTG ATGACATCATCCGGTATCCCTGGGGTGACAGTGGACGCAGTTAGTTACGTGCAAAAAGCTCTTCTGCCCGAGCAAACAAATCCTGAGGCAGCTGCAACATTTGCTCGAATGATAGAAAGTTCGCTTAAAAATTGGTTCACACAGTTCAACTTCTTCTTACACAATTTAGCGCAACTTAGATTTTCAGGCGATCACAATGATGGGACGTTATTGTCTTTTATACCACGCACATACAC AATGCAACAAGAAGGTCAATTAACGAGTGTTCAAGTGCACGGGTATCAGAAACGATACGATCCTGAAAAAtactatatgtatattttacgcATACAGCGAAAAGGTCATGCGGATCCTACTTACTTATTTCGATCGTATAAGGAATTTTGTGAGTTCTATCAAAAGTTGTGCATTCATTTTCCTCTCGCAAAACTTGCTAG TTTACCAAGTGGTATAAGCGTTGGGAGATCTAATATAAAACAAGTTGCGGATAAACGACGGGCGGATATTGAGAAATTCCTCGTGAGTTTATTCAAAATGGCACCAGAAATTTCCCAGAGCGATTTGGTATACACATTCTTTCATCCTTTACTAAGAGATCAACAAAACGCTGATATTCATTTACGTAAAGTGAAAG TTGGCAATTGGTGGGCCGAAAAACGAGTAAGAGACAACGTACAAAGTGGACAAATTAGAATGTCTCTTCATTATACACGCGGAGCGTTTTATGTAATGATCCATCACGCTAGAGGTTTACCTAAAGTAGCCAATGGTCAAGAACCAAATACGTACGTTAAAGTTTATCTTAAACCTGATCCTACGAAAAAGACGAAACGAAAAACAAAGGTTGTAAAGAAAAATTGTCATCCTTCTTTCATGGAAATG CTGGAATATAGAATGGCTTTGGATGTTATTAAGGAGAGAACTTTAGAGGCTACAATATGGAATCATGATACTCTACAAGAAAATGAATTTCTTGGTGGTATTCGTTTGCCATTAGGACGTTTTGATCTGACAACCGAAACAATTGAGTGGTTTCCACTCGGGAGTATTCGATGA
- the Pi3k68d gene encoding phosphatidylinositol-4-phosphate 3-kinase catalytic subunit Pi3K68D isoform X3, producing MSRYNRNTDAQKSEVIDYERQFQEDMERAQALSLETLALEKFKLQKQRSESNNIQQQCVSQSEISRRNSTVHSGPSERDNTPQAEKFQCRSRPRPGSFNTNQSNNAVILAPPPIPSRKNSTTATTSQEHTVDLINFTIPVKQDNLSNYCSAPAPPPNTSIEPKWETHPSLLKKQGRISRSNSSAGYHSRDFRYHSLSPGPRSSTAPCTPGTPKISPIMSRSSSISSNVPDTTPQIPPLPMNYRPSITSSVCGVQKPIFSTDDEQLNVLKVIEKRPNNNLIDLSSFDQVEDKTNVRVSVLEAFDPLLVKTEDQNDSAQWHKDAEIQSQVSGSVYDPFDPFDYMYSTNESVSSDPVYVAVEKSAKSPAVSPAAPPPLPPRNSSAWNTIERRRTSLDRRKRQTRLYDNVTVRKTRPSLNDCDLTAFHEMMKSIRSEFPFNDPSTNIGYVISPIIESLYPEGTSIKLVVHPQLIDSDENTPPISFTCDVNCSVEHVILNVACSLEDEDTVNIEKYCLRVWGLAEYFASNTTLAQYEYIHQCIKLEKDIELAILTKTQIKQSIARTLQDDNRDQCLKLEDILPNEPVQPISYDTLLILLETVEKEMERVETAAIQLATTNHSSSLLPQLQPRGVVQAVKAVCALMGNIETFEITEAVDNFVNECCKFLPQVHTTNIECKKPEIVHEDGDYSIVTLRSKFPDVITSHCRKIRDAIQELVETYCHAFRVDFEVNSRGEFPINTLMSSEVLDTILVRVGALHRLPGSWKHDDYIVAAQIFHGTRPVGNPVLSEPMTVSSNFHPRISFNSWLEFRGISVCQVPREARLVLVLYGRTLQPTEHESNSSAENTMQKEELGWGAIQFFDYEGVMSQGSFFLPLWPAIADKRLGPAPAAGIHPHGDTHAIIGIELPDYGGRVLFPTELRDYDVKSLDFNSLDQNTQELLIDITQQHTFSRPLIEEREILWEKRHYLHHRPEALPKVLLAAHSWDWACLPDLHVSLRVWSPLAPVQALQLLLPCFPDMKVREMAVEWIRELSNDELVDYLPQLLQALKHETYETSSLAKFLLERALLSPRVAHHIYWLLTQALPGQSPQNSAEIAPEDDKNISSSRYHRRLQLMLRALLAVIGDALRNSFLTQQLLVKNLYEVAENIKQTKDSLRMDTLKIGLQNIHCQLMEDDGTCLPLSPSKQVFGINIQSCSYFPSFTLPLKINFVSCDDVICPAIFKVGDDLQQDMLTLQMVRIMDKLWLKEGLDLKMVTFACVPTGHKRGMIEMVTNAETLRKIQVEFGLTGSFKDRPIAEWLAKHNPSELEYERAVENFTASCAGYSVATYILGICDRHNDNIMLKTSGHLFHIDFGKFLGDAQMFGNFKRDRTPFVLTSDMAYVINGGDKPSAKFHHFVDLCCQAFNVVRKHGNLILHLFGLMTSSGIPGVTVDAVSYVQKALLPEQTNPEAAATFARMIESSLKNWFTQFNFFLHNLAQLRFSGDHNDGTLLSFIPRTYTMQQEGQLTSVQVHGYQKRYDPEKYYMYILRIQRKGHADPTYLFRSYKEFCEFYQKLCIHFPLAKLASLPSGISVGRSNIKQVADKRRADIEKFLVSLFKMAPEISQSDLVYTFFHPLLRDQQNADIHLRKVKVGNWWAEKRVRDNVQSGQIRMSLHYTRGAFYVMIHHARGLPKVANGQEPNTYVKVYLKPDPTKKTKRKTKVVKKNCHPSFMEMLEYRMALDVIKERTLEATIWNHDTLQENEFLGGIRLPLGRFDLTTETIEWFPLGSIR from the exons ATGTCACGCTACAACAGAAATACCGATGCCCAAAAATCTGAGGTGATTGATTATGAACGTCAATTCCAAGAGGATATGGAACGTGCTCAAGCACTAAGTTTAGAAACTCTTGCTCTAGAAAAATTTAAGTTACAAAAGCAACGTTCagaaagtaataatattcaacaACAATGTGTGTCGCAAAGTGAGATAAGTAGAAGAAACAGCACTGTACATAGTGGTCCATCAGAAAGAGATAACACACCACAAGCTGAAAA AtttcagtgtagaagcagaccaAGGCCTGGTTCCTTTAATACCAACCAGTCTAACAATGCTGTGATATTAGCACCGCCACCAATTCCATCTAGAAAAAATTCAACAACTGCTACAACAAGCCAAGAGCATACCGTTGATTTGATTAATTTCACAATTCCAGTGAAACAAGATAACTTAAGCAATTACTGTTCAGCTCCAGCTCCACCTCC AAATACATCTATAGAACCAAAATGGGAGACTCATCCATCATTATTAAAAAAACAAGGAAGAATATCGCGTAGTAATAGTTCTGCGGGTTATCACTCTCGAGACTTCCGATATCACTCACTTTCACCAGGCCCTAGATCTTCCACTGCGCCTTGCACACCAGGAACTCCAAAAATTAGTCCTATCATGTCAAGATCCAGTAGTATTAGCAGCAATGTACCTGATACAACACCGCAA ATACCTCCATTACCTATGAATTACAGACCAAGTATTACTTCTTCTGTTTGTGGTGTTCAGAAACCTATATTCTCTACAGATGACGAGCAGCTAAACGTATTAAAGGTGATAGAAAAGAGGCCAAATAATAATCTTATAGATTtgagttctttcgatcaagtaGAAGATAAAACAAATGTTCGAGTTAGCGTATTGGAAGCATTTGATCCATTACTTGTTAAGACTGAAGATCAGAATGACAGTGCGCAATGGCATAAAGATG CAGAAATACAATCGCAAGTCAGTGGATCGGTGTATGATCCATTTGATCCATTCGACTACATGTACAGCACAAATGAAAGTGTTAGTTCGGATCCAGTATATGTTGCTGTGGAGAAATCAGCCAAGTCTCCAGCTGTATCTCCAGCTGCACCACCACCACTACCTCCTAGAAACTCATCGGCTTGGAATACTATTGAAAGAAGAAGAACCTCTTTAGATAGAAGA AAACGACAAACACGCTTGTACGATAACGTAACAGTGAGGAAAACCCGGCCATCGCTGAATGACTGCGACCTTACAGCTTTTCATGAAATGATGAAATCTATACGAA GTGAATTTCCATTTAATGATCCCAGCACAAACATTGGATATGTGATCAGTCCAATAATAGAAAGCTTATATCCTGAAGGCACAAGTATAAAGTTAGTTGTACATCCACAATTAATAGACTCTGATGAAAATACTCCGCCCATTTCGTTTACATGCGATG TAAATTGTAGCGTTGAACATGTTATTCTTAATGTCGCTTGTTCCTTAGAAGACGAGGACACAGtaaatatagaaaaatattGTTTGAGAGTATGGGGATTAGCAGAATATTTTGCATCTAATACAACTTTAGCTCAATATGAGTATATACATCAATGTATCAAACTAGAGAAAGATATCGAGTTAGCTATTCTAACTAAAACACAAATAAAACAGTCCATAGCACGAACG ctaCAAGATGATAATCGCGATCAATGCCTCAAATTAGAAGATATTCTTCCAAATGAACCAGTACAGCCTATTTCGTATGATACGCTTCTTATTTTATTAG AAACCGTGGAAAAAGAAATGGAACGCGTAGAAACTGCTGCTATACAATTGGCAACCACTAATCATAGTTCGAGTCTTTTACCACAATTGCAACCTCGCGGCGTTGTTCAAGCGGTGAAGGCGGTTTGCGCGTTAATGGGGAATATCGAAACATTCGAAATCACTGAAGCTGTTGATAATTTCGTAAATGAATGTTGTAAATTTTTACCTCAAGTTCATACAACTAATATAGAGTGTAAGAAACCAGAAATTGTACACGAAGACGGTGACTACTCTATTGTGACTTTAAGATCAAAATTTCCGGATGTTATCACGTCGCATTGTCGAAAAATTCGTGATGCAATACAGGAACTCGTAGAGACTTATTGTCACGCCTTCAGGGTAGACTTTGAAGTAAATAGCAGAGGAGAATTTCCAATAA ATACGCTGATGTCGTCTGAAGTACTAGATACAATTCTGGTTCGAGTTGGTGCATTACATAGACTACCAGGGTCATGGAAACATGACGATTACATTGTAGCGGCTCAAATATTTCACGGGACTAGACCTGTTGGGAATCCAGTTTTATCTGAACCTATGACAGTCAGTTCTAACTTTCATCCAAGAATCTCATTTAATTCATG GCTGGAATTTCGCGGAATAAGTGTATGTCAAGTACCAAGAGAAGCTAGATTAGTTTTAGTTCTGTATGGTCGCACATTGCAGCCTACAGAACACGAGTCCAATTCATCGGCAGAAAATACTATGCAAAAAGAGGAATTAGGTTGGGGCGCTATACAATTCTTTGATTACGAGGG AGTTATGAGTCAGGGAAGTTTTTTCCTACCACTTTGGCCAGCAATTGCCGACAAAAGATTAGGTCCTGCTCCAGCAGCCGGAATTCACCCTCATGGAGATACGCATGCCATTATTGGTATAGAATTACCAGATTATGGAGGAAGAGTATTATTTCCGACAGAACTGCGTGACTACGATGTAAAATCTCTTGACTTTAACTCATTAGATCAGAATACGCAAGAATTGTTAATCGATATCACGCAACAACATACATTTTCAAG ACCacttatcgaagaaagagaAATTCTATGGGAAAAACGACATTACTTACACCATAGACCCGAAGCACTGCCTAAAGTACTTTTAGCTGCCCATAGTTGGGATTGGGCTTGTTTACCCGATCTCCATGTATCTCTTAGGGTTTGGAGCCCCTTAGCGCCTGTTCAGGCTTTACAATTGTTATTACCTTG TTTTCCAGATATGAAAGTTAGAGAAATGGCAGTGGAATGGATCCGAGAACTGAGTAACGATGAACTCGTTGATTATTTGCCACAGTTGTTACAAGCATTGaagcatgaaacatatgaaacgTCGTCTCTTGCAAAATTTTTATTGGAACGAGCTTTACTTTCACCGCGAGTAGCTCATCATATTTATTGGTTATTAACGCAAGCCTTGCCAGGGCAAAGTCCTCAG AATTCTGCTGAAATTGCACCAGAAGACGATAAAAATATTAGCTCCTCGCGTTACCACAGAAGATTACAACTGATGTTACGAGCATTGCTAGCGGTCATCGGAGATGCTTTAAGAAACAGTTTTCTTACGCAACAATTGCTTGTTAAA AATCTGTACGAAGTGGCAGAAAATATCAAACAAACGAAAGATTCGTTGCGTATGGATACGCTGAAAATTGGTCTACAGAATATACATTGCCAGTTAATGGAAGATGATGGTACATGTTTGCCGTTATCCCCTAGTAAACAAGTATTTGGTATAAATATACAAAGTTGCTCATACTTTCCATCGTTTACTCTTCCATTGAAGATTAACTTCGTTAGTTGCGACGATGTAATTTGTCCGGCAATATTTAAG GTTGGGGATGACTTACAGCAAGATATGTTGACTCTTCAAATGGTTCGTATTATGGATAAGCTTTGGTTAAAGGAAGGTCTTGATCTAAAAATGGTTACGTTTGCCTGTGTGCCTACTGGTCACAAACGTGGTATGATAGAAATGGTTACAAATGCGGAAACGCTAAGGAAAATACAAGTTGAATTTGGCCTAACTGGTTCGTTTAAAGACCGACCAATCGCTGAATGGTTGGCAAAACATAATCCTTCCGAATTAGAATACGAACGAGCAGTCGAAAATTTTACCGCATCCTGTGCGGGTTACAGTGTGGCTACTTATATCTTAGGAATTTGTGATAGACATAATGATAACATTATGTTGAAAACATCAGGTCATTTGTTTCACATTGATTTTGGGAAATTCTTAGGTGACGCACAAATGTTTGGAAATTTTAAGAG agATAGAACACCGTTCGTATTAACATCTGATATGGCGTATGTTATAAATGGCGGGGATAAGCCATCGGCGAAATTTCATCATTTCGTTGATTTATGCTGTCAAGCATTCAACGTGGTACGGAAACATGGAAATCTAATTCTTCATCTTTTTGGACTG ATGACATCATCCGGTATCCCTGGGGTGACAGTGGACGCAGTTAGTTACGTGCAAAAAGCTCTTCTGCCCGAGCAAACAAATCCTGAGGCAGCTGCAACATTTGCTCGAATGATAGAAAGTTCGCTTAAAAATTGGTTCACACAGTTCAACTTCTTCTTACACAATTTAGCGCAACTTAGATTTTCAGGCGATCACAATGATGGGACGTTATTGTCTTTTATACCACGCACATACAC AATGCAACAAGAAGGTCAATTAACGAGTGTTCAAGTGCACGGGTATCAGAAACGATACGATCCTGAAAAAtactatatgtatattttacgcATACAGCGAAAAGGTCATGCGGATCCTACTTACTTATTTCGATCGTATAAGGAATTTTGTGAGTTCTATCAAAAGTTGTGCATTCATTTTCCTCTCGCAAAACTTGCTAG TTTACCAAGTGGTATAAGCGTTGGGAGATCTAATATAAAACAAGTTGCGGATAAACGACGGGCGGATATTGAGAAATTCCTCGTGAGTTTATTCAAAATGGCACCAGAAATTTCCCAGAGCGATTTGGTATACACATTCTTTCATCCTTTACTAAGAGATCAACAAAACGCTGATATTCATTTACGTAAAGTGAAAG TTGGCAATTGGTGGGCCGAAAAACGAGTAAGAGACAACGTACAAAGTGGACAAATTAGAATGTCTCTTCATTATACACGCGGAGCGTTTTATGTAATGATCCATCACGCTAGAGGTTTACCTAAAGTAGCCAATGGTCAAGAACCAAATACGTACGTTAAAGTTTATCTTAAACCTGATCCTACGAAAAAGACGAAACGAAAAACAAAGGTTGTAAAGAAAAATTGTCATCCTTCTTTCATGGAAATG CTGGAATATAGAATGGCTTTGGATGTTATTAAGGAGAGAACTTTAGAGGCTACAATATGGAATCATGATACTCTACAAGAAAATGAATTTCTTGGTGGTATTCGTTTGCCATTAGGACGTTTTGATCTGACAACCGAAACAATTGAGTGGTTTCCACTCGGGAGTATTCGATGA